A single Anopheles maculipalpis chromosome 3RL, idAnoMacuDA_375_x, whole genome shotgun sequence DNA region contains:
- the LOC126565879 gene encoding histone-lysine N-methyltransferase SMYD3: protein MKKLIYRRGDVIMQEKPFACVLDPRYRDSRCDRCFKETKVMKCSNCLYVRYCGRSCQKEAWSDHKEECEKLKALPAGLVVPSAALMMARIVRRLLKGGDTYKGYYTSKLYRKFGDLMPHEENIQQDSKRMDHFATLFVVLQRLLDEVARPSKMELLRIYGKMCINTFNILDNEMNTIGTGMYIGASIIDHSCRPNVCVSFDGETLKMRLLEDYPEQELDFSKLFISYIDLIDTTDVRREQLADRYYFHCDCERCRDEMEKQFMNAAACPNRNCQEPINMDDTGLECCPVCGTSITKSDRDTFAEISSLTRDHLAQMKSVASTDLDVSRLCLKKQEHVLHRYNVHHIKTLDNAMESALNMEKWREATGYALRLLDGFRHYYNPYHPMLGLTYLKIGKLQLYECQFADALKHLQQAAKILRVTHGEQDDLYKRVLVPLLCDASQGDLGHLAIAPAD from the exons ATGAAGAAATTAATCTATCGACGGGGAGATGTAATAATGCAGGAGAAACCGTTTGCCTGCGTGCTCGATCCACGGTACCGTGATTCAAGATGTGACCGGTGCTTTAAGGA aACGAAGGTGATGAAATGCTCCAACTGCCTCTACGTACGATACTGTGGCCGTTCATGCCAGAAAGAAGCATGGTCGGATCATAAAGAGGAGTGCGAAAAGCTAAAGGCATTGCCGGCGGGTCTCGTCGTACCGTCTGCAGCACTGATGATGGCCAGAATCGTTCGGCGGCTGCTTAAAGGCGGCGATACCTATAAAGGCTACTACACCTCTAAGCTTTACCGCAAGTTCGGCGATCTTATGCCGC ATGAAGAAAATATCCAACAAGACTCTAAAAGAATGGACCACTTTGCGacactttttgttgttctgcAACGGTTGTTGGATGAAGTGGCAAGACCGAGCAAGATGGAGCTGCTTCGAATTTATGGCAAG ATGTGCATCAACACTTTCAACATTCTGGACAATGAAATGAACACGATCGGGACGGGCATGTACATCGGTGCCTCGATCATCGATCATAGCTGTCGCCCGAACGTGTGTGTTTCGTTCGACGGTGAAACGCTAAAGATGCGCCTGCTGGAAGACTATCCCGAGCAGGAGCTTGATTTTAGCAAACTGTTCATATCGTACATCGATCTAATTGATACGACGGACGTAAGGCGGGAACAACTTGCCGATCGGTACTACTTTCATTGCGACTGTGAGCGCTGCCGTGATGAGATGGAAAAGCAATTTATGAATGCTGCCGCTTGTCCGAATAGAAACTGCCAAGAACCGATCAACATGGACGATACGGGGCTAGAATGCTGCCCTGTTTGTGGGACGTCTATCACTAAGTCTGATCGGGATACGTTTGCCGAAATAAGTAGCTTAACGCGGGACCATTTAGCGCAGATGAAAAGTGTTGCAT CTACAGATTTGGACGTTAGTCGGTTGTGTTTGAAGAAGCAGGAACACGTGCTTCATCGCTACAACGTACACCACATCAAAACGCTTGATAACGCGATGGAAAGTGCACTTAATATGGAAAAGTGGCGAGAAGCGACCGGATACGCGTTGAGACTGTTGGACGGCTTTCGCCATTATTATAACCCGTACCATCCGATGCTGGGATTGACGTACTTGAAGATAGGGAAACTGCAGCTGTATGAGTGCCAGTTTGCGGACGCTCTGAAGCATTTGCAACAGGCGGCAAAGATTTTGCGTGTCACGCATGGTGAACAGGATGATCTGTATAAGCGCGTGTTGGTACCGTTGCTGTGCGATGCATCACAAGGTGATCTGGGACATCTTGCAATTGCACCGGCTGATTGA
- the LOC126565233 gene encoding cytochrome b-c1 complex subunit Rieske, mitochondrial isoform X2 — protein MLTNLAKLSAVRGVSQSVTNGLKPAVVGAAKAESKSASAAGATQIRCAHTDIRVPDFSDYRRDQVKRPNAKNDSADDRAAFTYLLVGGAAVSTAYVAKSLVSTFVSSMSASADVLAMSKIEIKLADIPEGKSMTFKWRGKPLFIRHRTAQEIEAEQSVAVATLRDPQNDTERVQKPEWLVVIGVCTHLGCVPIANAGDFGGYYCPCHGSHYDASGRIRKGPAPLNLEVPYYEFPEDGLLVVG, from the exons ATGCTGACCAATCTGGCCAAGCTGTCCGCTGTCCGCGGAGTGTCGCAGTCCGTCACCAATGGGCTGAAACCAGCCGTCGTCGGTGCTGCCAAAGCGGAAAGCAAATCGGCCTCTGCCGCAG GAGCAACACAGATCCGATGCGCTCACACCGACATCCGTGTGCCGGATTTCTCGGACTACCGTCGCGATCAGGTCAAGCGCCCGAATGCGAAAAACGACAGCGCGGATGATCGTGCTGCCTTTACGTACCTTCTGGTTGGAG GTGCCGCCGTATCGACGGCGTACGTCGCCAAATCGCTCGTGTCGACGTTCGTTTCCTCGATGAGCGCGTCCGCCGATGTGTTGGCCATGTCCAAGATCGAAATCAAGCTGGCCGACATCCCAGAGGGCAAGTCGATGACGTTCAAGTGGCGCGGTAAGCCACTGTTCATCCGCCACCGTACCGCACAGGAAATCGAGGCGGAACAGTCGGTTGCGGTCGCTACCCTGCGTGATCCCCAGAACGATACG GAGCGTGTCCAGAAACCAGAATGGCTCGTCGTTATCGGTGTGTGCACGCATCTTGGCTGTGTGCCAATTGCAAACGCCGGTGACTTTGGTGGCTACTACTGTCCGTGCCACGGTTCCCACTACGATGCGTCCGGCCGTATCCGCAAGGGTCCAGCGCCTCTGAACCTGGAAGTGCCGTATTACGAGTTCCCGGAGGATGGTCTCCTTGTTGTTGGTTAG
- the LOC126565233 gene encoding cytochrome b-c1 complex subunit Rieske, mitochondrial isoform X1 → MLTNLAKLSAVRGVSQSVTNGLKPAVVGAAKAESKSASAAGAIPVVSAASAAGLPSNNVRVVSGVTGATQIRCAHTDIRVPDFSDYRRDQVKRPNAKNDSADDRAAFTYLLVGGAAVSTAYVAKSLVSTFVSSMSASADVLAMSKIEIKLADIPEGKSMTFKWRGKPLFIRHRTAQEIEAEQSVAVATLRDPQNDTERVQKPEWLVVIGVCTHLGCVPIANAGDFGGYYCPCHGSHYDASGRIRKGPAPLNLEVPYYEFPEDGLLVVG, encoded by the exons ATGCTGACCAATCTGGCCAAGCTGTCCGCTGTCCGCGGAGTGTCGCAGTCCGTCACCAATGGGCTGAAACCAGCCGTCGTCGGTGCTGCCAAAGCGGAAAGCAAATCGGCCTCTGCCGCAGGTGCGATCCCCGTCGTTTCGGCCGCATCCGCAGCTGGCCTTCCGAGCAACAATGTTCGGGTAGTCTCTGGCGTTACAG GAGCAACACAGATCCGATGCGCTCACACCGACATCCGTGTGCCGGATTTCTCGGACTACCGTCGCGATCAGGTCAAGCGCCCGAATGCGAAAAACGACAGCGCGGATGATCGTGCTGCCTTTACGTACCTTCTGGTTGGAG GTGCCGCCGTATCGACGGCGTACGTCGCCAAATCGCTCGTGTCGACGTTCGTTTCCTCGATGAGCGCGTCCGCCGATGTGTTGGCCATGTCCAAGATCGAAATCAAGCTGGCCGACATCCCAGAGGGCAAGTCGATGACGTTCAAGTGGCGCGGTAAGCCACTGTTCATCCGCCACCGTACCGCACAGGAAATCGAGGCGGAACAGTCGGTTGCGGTCGCTACCCTGCGTGATCCCCAGAACGATACG GAGCGTGTCCAGAAACCAGAATGGCTCGTCGTTATCGGTGTGTGCACGCATCTTGGCTGTGTGCCAATTGCAAACGCCGGTGACTTTGGTGGCTACTACTGTCCGTGCCACGGTTCCCACTACGATGCGTCCGGCCGTATCCGCAAGGGTCCAGCGCCTCTGAACCTGGAAGTGCCGTATTACGAGTTCCCGGAGGATGGTCTCCTTGTTGTTGGTTAG
- the LOC126560431 gene encoding uncharacterized protein LOC126560431: MDGHVTLKVFVYAVCVVGVVSYHVMFESFVQEAGFEIALFNIRVRKFNRTLSVVNGSVVVHDWVNNSLVFSLDLFHSRLGNQQFNHYPMKLPSSGCCNFIDHVHDYYGEYFESVENFPAEGECPFSPRTINVYNIAFPKDVVPLVMPRGLWKAQIVGRSDGQIAVSYYILVKFADHM; the protein is encoded by the exons ATGGATGGACACGTTACGTTgaaagtgtttgtgtatgctgtGTGCGTCGTTGGTGTGGTTAGCTATCACGTCATGTTTGAAAGTTTCGTGCAAGAAGCTGGATTTGAGATAGCATTGTTCAATATACGGGTGCGAAAGTTTAACCGTACATTATCCGTAGTGAATGGATCGGTTGTTGTACATGATTGGGTTAACAACAGCTTGgtg TTTTCATTGGATTTATTTCACAGTCGGCTCGGAAATCAGCAGTTTAATCACTATCCAATGAAACTCCCATCGTCCGGTTGTTGCAACTTTATTGATCACGTTCACGACTACTATGGGGAGTATTTTGAATCGGTTGAAAATTTTCCCGCAGAAGGCGAATGTCCATTTTCCCCGCGAACAATCAACGTGTATAATATCGCTTTCCCTAAGGATGTAGTGCCATTGGTAATGCCCAGGGGACTCTGGAAAGCGCAAATAGTCGGAAGAAGCGATGGGCAGATCGCGGTGTCTTACTATATTCTTGTTAAATTTGCTGATCATATGTAG
- the LOC126565522 gene encoding uncharacterized protein LOC126565522, whose translation MLKVFLYALFIVSAVSLKVVFENFVQLSGFDIALLDLRVRKYNRTMTVLNGSFIVPTWINNSLELSLDLFHSRLGNQQFNHYPMKLPSSGICDFLDNLQITYERQVATLEHLPAIGECPFSPRSINMYDFAFPQEVVSQVMPRGLWKALVTGKLDGQVIITYYFLVKGYDDF comes from the exons ATGTTAAAAGTATTCCTGTACGCATTGTTTATCGTTTCCGCAGTTAGTTTAAAGGTAGTGTTCGAAAACTTCGTACAATTATCCGGTTTCGATATAGCGCTGTTGGATTTACGCGTGCGCAAGTACAACCGTACGATGACCGTACTGAACGGGTCGTTCATCGTGCCCACATGGATAAATAACAGCTTAGAG CTCTCGTTGGATTTATTTCACAGTCGGCTCGGAAACCAGCAGTTCAATCACTATCCGATGAAGTTACCATCGTCCGGTATTTGTGACTTTCTGGACAACTTGCAGATCACCTACGAGCGGCAGGTGGCAACGCTAGAACACTTACCAGCAATAGGCGAGTGTCCGTTTTCACCGCGTTCTATCAATATGTACGATTTCGCCTTCCCGCAGGAAGTAGTGTCACAGGTCATGCCAAGGGGCCTTTGGAAAGCACTCGTTACGGGAAAGCTCGATGGACAAGTTATAATTACTTACTATTTTCTTGTTAAAGGATATGACGACTTTTAG
- the LOC126560432 gene encoding uncharacterized protein LOC126560432, whose amino-acid sequence MPTLWIVAVLYGCSFTVHCLKLSFESFEQTFGEDAMWCDARVRKFNRTTSVLNGTFHIFHDTSNDVQYQLDMYYSRLGNQQYNLLPMKLPSEGICDFVNNLHTYYPAMTELFTNFPPKFECPISTREIHVFDREFPTEIWPIVMRKVGLWKLDIRGVLRNEPHVAFNFALKASND is encoded by the exons ATGCCCACATTATGGATCGTTGCTGTACTCTACGGTTGCAGTTTCACGGTGCACTGTTTGAAACTATCCTTCGAAAGCTTTGAGCAGACTTTTGGAGAGGATGCGATGTGGTGCGATGCACGGGTACGCAAGTTTAACCGAACGACGAGTGTTTTGAACGGCACGTTCCACATTTTTCATGACACCAGCAACGATGTGCAG TATCAACTGGATATGTACTACAGCCGGCTTGGCAATCAACAGTATAATCTGTTGCCGATGAAATTACCGTCGGAGGGAATATGTGACTTTGTGAATAATCTCCACACCTACTATCCGGCCATGACGGAGCTGTTTACAAATTTCCCGCCCAAATTTGAGTGCCCTATTAGCACGCGGGAAATACACGTTTTTGATAGAGAATTTCCAACCGAGATATGGCCAATAGTGATGCGAAAGGTGGGTCTGTGGAAGCTAGATATACGCGGTGTGTTAAGAAACGAACCCCATGTTGCATTCAACTTTGCGCTGAAAGCTTCCAATGACTGA
- the LOC126560433 gene encoding uncharacterized protein LOC126560433 yields MLLTLFTLTLIVISLQGMQIDFERFELLSGFDYYNSTVRVRKYNRTVVMLNGTLDVLATLNKSLIISTDLFHSSLGNQQFNHYPVKLPTTDVCEFMINLHADYQEYLQDIINIPKAGECPILPRTVYIKNMVFPTKAVPPFFPPGLWKVFIISSLNDVEVIRFEMIIKAKNDFF; encoded by the exons ATGCTGCTCACCTTGTTTACACTCACACTGATCGTGATATCCTTGCAAGGAATGCAAATAGACTTCGAACGATTCGAACTGCTCTCGGGGTTCGATTACTATAACAGTACGGTACGAGTGCGTAAGTACAACCGCACAGTAGTAATGCTCAACGGTACATTGGATGTTCTTGCAACACTCAACAAAAGCTTAATT ATATCGACCGATTTGTTCCATAGCAGTCTTGGAAATCAACAGTTCAACCACTATCCGGTAAAGCTTCCCACCACAGACGTATGTGAGTTTATGATCAACTTACACGCCGATTACCAAGAGTACTTGCAGGATATAATCAACATACCTAAGGCAGGCGAATGTCCAATCCTACCACGTACTGTCTACATCAAGAATATGGTCTTTCCGACCAAAGCGGTGCCGCCCTTTTTCCCACCGGGCCTCTGGAAGGTTTTCATTATTTCTTCGCTGAACGATGTCGAGGTGATTCGCTTCGAAATGATTATCAAGgctaaaaatgattttttttag
- the LOC126565512 gene encoding uncharacterized protein LOC126565512, with translation MLLTLFTLTLVVISLQGLQVDFERFEMLLGVDYYNSTLRVRKYNRTVVTLNGTMELLQPLNKSIIVSTALFHSSRGNQQFNHYPVKFPTQDVCEFMNSVYTEYREHLKDVVNLVSENECPIAPRVIIAANDKVFPSHVVPRFFPSGLWKAQAIAWLNDIEVMRFEMIIKAKNDLI, from the exons ATGCTGCTTACCTTGTTTACACTCACACTGGTCGTGATATCCTTGCAAGGATTGCAGGTCGACTTCgaacgttttgaaatgcttttaGGGGTTGATTACTATAACAGTACGCTACGAGTGCGTAAGTACAACCGCACAGTAGTAACACTCAACGGTACAATGGAACTGCTGCAACCACTCAACAAAAGCATCATA GTGTCGACCGCTCTCTTTCATAGCAGCCGTGGAAATCAACAGTTTAATCACTATCCGGTAAAATTTCCCACCCAAGACGTGTGCGAGTTTATGAACAGCGTTTACACCGAATACCGTGAACACTTGAAGGATGTAGTTAATCTGGTAAGCGAAAACGAATGTCCAATCGCACCACGTGTTATTATTGCCGCAAACGATAAGGTATTTCCATCCCATGTGGTACCTCGCTTTTTCCCATCGGGTCTCTGGAAGGCACAAGCAATCGCTTGGCTAAACGATATCGAGGTGATGCGCTTCGAAATGATTATCAAGGCTAAAAATGATCTTATCTGA
- the LOC126565514 gene encoding uncharacterized protein LOC126565514 has protein sequence MLFPMFILTLVVLSLQELQVDFERFEQLSGFDYYNSTVRVRKYNRTAVTLNGTLELLKPLSKSVIVSTDLFHSSLGNQQFNHYPMKFPTREVCDFMNTIYTDYREYLEDVINLPDENECPIAPRVIVLNNKIFPSKAVPSFFPAGLWKVYAISSLNDVEIMRFEVIIKVKNDLI, from the exons ATGTTGTTCCCCATGTTTATACTCACACTGGTCGTGCTGTCCTTGCAAGAATTGCAAGTAGACTTCGAACGATTCGAACAGCTTTCGGGGTTCGATTACTATAACAGTACGGTACGAGTGCGTAAGTACAACCGCACAGCAGTAACACTCAACGGTACATTGGAACTACTAAAACCACTCAGCAAAAGTGTCATT GTATCGACCGATCTCTTTCATAGCAGCCTTGGAAATCAACAGTTTAACCACTATCCGATGAAGTTTCCCACCAGAGAAGTGTGCGATTTTATGAACACCATTTACACCGATTATCGAGAATATTTGGAGGATGTGATTAACCTACCAGATGAAAACGAATGTCCAATCGCACCACGCGTTATTGTCTTAAATAATAAGATTTTTCCGAGCAAAGCAGtaccttccttttttccggCCGGTCTCTGGAAGGTATACGCTATTTCTTCACTAAACGATGTCGAGATAATGCGCTTCGAAGTGATCATAAAGGTGAAAAATGATCTTATTTGA
- the LOC126565494 gene encoding uncharacterized protein LOC126565494: MVNAFKLIILCLAAMDGRVTCLETLFEQFEQFSGFEIVDMKLRVRKFNRTMMTLNGTIYIRQPMNNDLVFHTDLFYSRLGNQQFNHYPVKMPTSGFCDFFDHMHNVYEDHIKDIVNVPQLNECPVKVRQAHILDKVFPSSVLPAFCPTGLWKIIISGRLHEEEKLSYHMVLKVYENNYFG, encoded by the exons ATGGTGAACGCTTTCAAACTCATAATTCTGTGCTTAGCAGCAATGGATGGCAGAGTAACATGTTTGGAAACATTGTTTGAACAATTTGAACAATTCAGTGGTTTCGAAATCGTAGATATGAAACTTCGCGTCCGAAAGTTTAACCGTACAATGATGACACTGAACGGTACGATTTACATTCGGCAGCCAATGAATAATGATTTGGTG TTCCACACGGATCTGTTTTACAGTCGGCTGGGAAATCAGCAGTTCAATCACTATCCGGTTAAGATGCCCACGAGTGGATTTTGTGACTTTTTCGACCATATGCATAACGTGTACGAGGATCATATAAAAGACATTGTGAACGTGCCGCAGCTAAACGAATGTCCGGTGAAGGTACGGCAGGCGCACATCCTTGACAAAGTATTCCCATCCTCCGTCCTACCCGCGTTTTGTCCAACTGGCTTGTGGAAAATTATCATAAGCGGCCGGTTGCACGAGGAGGAAAAGCTAAGCTATCATATGGTGTTGAAAGTCtacgaaaataattattttggataa